In a single window of the Gemmatimonadales bacterium genome:
- a CDS encoding thioesterase family protein: protein MSGQAERIAVSETFVRVNYSETDQMGVVYHARYLVWLDVARCEHLRLTGLSYRELEASGLRLAVGDLAIRYRNAAHYDDRIRVRCWVRDVASRRIGFGYAVDRIDQPADAGQLLATATVTLFPLDRTMALTRLPDELARRLTAVPDPVRVT, encoded by the coding sequence ATGAGCGGGCAAGCGGAGCGGATCGCGGTATCCGAGACCTTCGTGCGGGTGAACTACTCGGAAACCGATCAAATGGGTGTGGTCTACCACGCCCGCTATCTCGTGTGGCTCGATGTGGCGCGCTGCGAGCACCTCCGCCTCACCGGGCTCAGCTATCGCGAGCTCGAGGCGAGCGGGCTCCGGCTCGCGGTGGGCGATCTCGCGATCCGCTACCGCAACGCCGCGCACTACGACGATCGGATCCGCGTGCGCTGCTGGGTGCGCGACGTCGCGTCGCGCCGGATCGGATTCGGCTATGCGGTCGATCGCATCGACCAGCCGGCCGATGCCGGCCAGTTGCTCGCGACGGCCACCGTCACGCTCTTTCCCCTCGATCGGACGATGGCGCTCACTCGGCTGCCCGACGAGCTGGCCCGCCGGCTCACCGCTGTGCCTGATCCCGTGCGCGTCACGTGA
- a CDS encoding peptidylprolyl isomerase: MSGAAARGRGRGTLRHLAAAALALLGSSSAVAAPLGAQSANSGRADRVGQLAALLAAEDARAYDAALLSRGVQSPAPLVRRHAALAIGRIGDRRGTHLLVPLLTDPDTAVGADAAFALGLLRDTAAVPALARRLFRAPFRDAAESAEAATAIARIGGGDAAAAVARLLSRTRPVPRAAIAAALLEAWRLEEAAPIPQLLRYSRSPSDALRWRAVYSLARLRAPAAALDLAAALDDRLARVRALAARALVRRFVTESGLDAADVSAKLARLTADDDPGVRIHAMLALATYADSGFGPVVAPGLDDSFPNARVAAATALGRLGGTVAVHALAAAAHDSVQPWAVRREALLALAHSDTAAFAVAARDWTASGDWRDRAAAAEGWVESGGTARAGTGEPAWLRDPDSRVVAWGLQAWTGAVEGPDPVLVAVARPRLAAPDAAVRSLAADVLARAADPRDVPALIAAYHAAKRDSFPEAALSALSALAAIAKTSDSAAAALREGFVADVPGPENYLLRAWAERNWPALAERWGPAHPIATGRDASAYQSIVRRFIVGAASKRLLRVAFETEERGTFTVELLGADAPLTAAHFLELVDAGFFDGNRWHRVVPDFVIQDGDPRGDGWGGPPGAIRDEINRVRYDGPVLGMALSGPDTGNSQWFVNLSPQPHLDGSYTVFGRVVDATASALYDLTQGDRIIAVRRLP; encoded by the coding sequence GTGAGCGGTGCGGCGGCACGCGGCCGCGGGCGAGGTACGCTGCGCCATCTTGCCGCGGCCGCCCTCGCATTGCTCGGCTCGAGTAGCGCGGTGGCCGCGCCGCTCGGCGCGCAGTCGGCGAATTCTGGTCGGGCGGACAGGGTCGGGCAGCTCGCGGCGCTGCTCGCCGCGGAAGATGCGCGAGCATACGACGCGGCCCTCTTGAGCCGCGGGGTGCAAAGCCCCGCCCCGCTCGTGCGCCGGCACGCCGCGCTGGCCATCGGTCGGATCGGCGACAGGCGCGGCACGCACCTCCTCGTTCCGCTCCTCACCGATCCCGACACCGCGGTCGGCGCCGACGCGGCGTTCGCGCTCGGGCTGCTGCGGGACACGGCGGCGGTACCGGCGCTGGCCCGCCGCCTCTTCCGCGCGCCATTCCGCGATGCGGCCGAGTCGGCGGAGGCGGCGACGGCGATCGCCCGCATCGGCGGCGGCGACGCGGCTGCCGCGGTTGCCCGCTTGCTCAGCCGCACCCGGCCCGTGCCTCGCGCCGCCATCGCCGCGGCGCTCCTCGAGGCATGGCGCCTCGAGGAGGCCGCTCCGATCCCCCAGCTTCTCCGCTACTCGCGCTCGCCCTCGGATGCGTTGCGGTGGCGCGCCGTCTACTCACTCGCTCGGCTTCGCGCGCCCGCGGCGGCGCTCGACCTGGCGGCGGCGCTCGACGATCGCCTCGCACGCGTACGCGCGCTTGCCGCCCGCGCGCTTGTGCGGCGGTTCGTAACCGAATCGGGGCTCGACGCCGCCGACGTGAGCGCAAAGCTCGCGCGCCTTACTGCGGACGATGACCCCGGCGTCCGCATCCACGCCATGCTCGCGCTGGCCACGTACGCGGACTCGGGCTTCGGGCCGGTGGTCGCGCCGGGTCTCGACGACTCGTTTCCGAATGCGCGCGTCGCTGCCGCCACGGCCCTTGGCCGGCTCGGCGGCACGGTGGCGGTCCACGCCCTCGCGGCCGCAGCACACGATTCCGTGCAACCCTGGGCGGTGCGCCGTGAGGCTCTCCTCGCCCTCGCGCATTCGGACACGGCGGCATTCGCCGTGGCGGCGCGGGATTGGACTGCGAGCGGCGATTGGCGCGACCGCGCCGCCGCCGCCGAGGGCTGGGTCGAGTCCGGCGGCACCGCGCGTGCCGGTACCGGCGAACCCGCGTGGCTCCGCGATCCCGATTCGCGCGTCGTCGCCTGGGGACTGCAAGCCTGGACTGGCGCGGTGGAAGGTCCCGATCCTGTGCTCGTGGCCGTCGCGCGGCCGCGCCTTGCCGCCCCCGATGCCGCCGTGCGAAGCCTCGCCGCCGACGTCCTCGCCCGGGCAGCGGATCCGCGCGACGTCCCCGCGCTCATCGCCGCGTATCACGCGGCAAAACGTGACTCGTTTCCCGAGGCGGCACTTTCCGCGCTCAGTGCACTCGCTGCCATCGCGAAAACGTCCGACTCCGCGGCGGCAGCGCTCCGCGAGGGCTTCGTCGCGGACGTGCCGGGGCCGGAGAACTACCTCCTGCGCGCGTGGGCGGAGCGCAATTGGCCGGCGCTCGCCGAACGTTGGGGTCCCGCGCATCCGATCGCCACCGGACGCGATGCATCGGCCTACCAGTCCATCGTCCGCCGATTCATCGTGGGCGCGGCATCGAAACGCCTCCTCCGAGTTGCGTTCGAGACGGAGGAGCGCGGCACCTTCACCGTTGAGCTGCTCGGCGCGGACGCGCCGCTCACCGCCGCACACTTCCTCGAGCTGGTGGACGCGGGATTCTTCGACGGCAACCGCTGGCACCGCGTTGTCCCCGACTTCGTGATCCAGGACGGCGATCCCCGCGGCGACGGATGGGGCGGCCCGCCCGGCGCGATCCGAGACGAGATCAACCGCGTGCGCTACGACGGGCCGGTCCTCGGCATGGCGCTCTCCGGTCCCGACACCGGCAACAGCCAGTGGTTCGTCAACCTGAGCCCGCAGCCGCATCTGGACGGCAGCTACACCGTCTTCGGACGGGTGGTGGACGCCACCGCGTCGGCGCTCTACGACCTCACCCAGGGCGATCGAATCATCGCCGTCCGCCGCCTCCCATGA
- a CDS encoding DUF4136 domain-containing protein, producing MPKLVPAAGWLAPAALRVVAVSVVVALAGCAYGFAGGGLPPDIRTVAVLPFDNLTPEPTLTQEVQDAVRQAMQNRLGLRPAGESSADAIVRGVISRYEPDLPISYNGTQNNQVDVNRRLVQIVVSVEIVSQKKNKTIWQRQGLTLQGDYAPGQETEGRSKAYDQLQTNIVEGAQSQW from the coding sequence GTGCCGAAGCTCGTGCCCGCCGCGGGTTGGCTCGCGCCGGCGGCATTGCGGGTGGTTGCGGTCTCGGTGGTGGTCGCGCTGGCCGGTTGCGCGTACGGTTTTGCGGGCGGCGGGCTGCCGCCCGACATCCGGACCGTTGCCGTGCTGCCGTTCGATAACCTGACGCCCGAACCTACCCTCACGCAGGAAGTGCAGGATGCCGTGCGGCAAGCGATGCAGAACCGACTCGGTCTGCGGCCGGCCGGCGAGAGCTCCGCAGATGCCATCGTCCGGGGCGTGATCTCCCGCTACGAGCCGGATCTGCCCATTTCGTACAACGGCACGCAGAACAATCAGGTGGACGTGAACCGCCGGTTGGTCCAGATCGTCGTCTCGGTGGAGATCGTGAGCCAGAAGAAGAACAAGACAATCTGGCAGCGGCAGGGACTCACACTCCAGGGCGACTACGCGCCAGGCCAGGAGACGGAAGGCCGCAGCAAGGCATACGATCAGTTGCAGACCAATATCGTCGAGGGAGCGCAATCTCAATGGTGA
- the rph gene encoding ribonuclease PH, whose amino-acid sequence MPRPDGRANDQLRPLVLERGANPYAEGSCLIRTGGTLVHCTASVAEGVPPFKKGSGEGWVTAEYAMLPRATQERTPRERSGPGGRTHEIQRLIGRSLRAAMSSMTFGEYTIRVDCDVLQADGGTRTASITGGCVALADACAWLAAQTGAPSPFGRLVGAVSVGMVDAELRLDLAYLEDRDAGVDFNVVMLEPDDFVEVQGTGEHGTFSRAELRALVDLAERGIADLFAAQRRALGW is encoded by the coding sequence CTGCCGCGTCCCGACGGAAGAGCGAACGACCAGCTCCGCCCGCTGGTGCTGGAGCGCGGCGCCAATCCCTACGCCGAAGGATCCTGCCTGATCCGCACGGGCGGAACCCTCGTCCATTGCACGGCAAGCGTGGCCGAGGGTGTGCCGCCGTTCAAGAAGGGCAGCGGCGAGGGATGGGTCACCGCCGAGTACGCCATGCTCCCCCGCGCGACGCAGGAACGCACTCCCCGGGAGCGCAGTGGCCCGGGTGGTCGGACGCATGAGATCCAGCGGCTCATCGGTCGCTCGCTCCGCGCCGCGATGTCGAGCATGACGTTTGGCGAATACACCATCCGGGTGGATTGCGACGTCCTGCAGGCCGACGGCGGCACCCGGACCGCCAGCATCACCGGTGGGTGTGTGGCACTCGCCGACGCGTGCGCCTGGCTCGCGGCGCAGACCGGCGCCCCTTCGCCCTTCGGCCGGCTCGTGGGCGCCGTCTCGGTCGGCATGGTCGATGCGGAGCTCCGACTCGACCTCGCCTATCTCGAGGACCGGGACGCGGGCGTCGACTTCAACGTCGTGATGCTCGAGCCGGACGATTTCGTCGAAGTGCAGGGGACCGGCGAGCACGGCACCTTCTCCCGCGCCGAGCTCCGCGCCCTCGTAGATCTCGCCGAGCGCGGCATCGCCGATCTCTTTGCTGCCCAGCGCCGCGCCCTGGGCTGGTGA
- a CDS encoding non-canonical purine NTP pyrophosphatase — protein sequence MKLLVATRSVGKQREVRRLLAPLDLEPTFPDDLGIPIDPAEDALELGETYAENARAKAEYFARRTFLPTVADDSGLEVIALGGAPGVRSKRWALDALGAASLHGSALDDANNAALLARLAGAPPSRRLARYRCVLAYLPAPTAPAELFEGACAGTLLEEPRGSRGFGYDPLFFSADLGKTFGEAEDAEKDAVSHRGRAWRALAARLR from the coding sequence GTGAAACTCCTCGTCGCCACCCGAAGCGTTGGCAAGCAGCGCGAGGTGCGCCGCCTCCTCGCCCCGCTTGACCTGGAGCCGACGTTTCCCGACGATCTCGGCATTCCGATCGACCCCGCGGAGGACGCCCTGGAGCTCGGCGAGACGTACGCCGAGAACGCGCGCGCCAAGGCCGAGTACTTTGCCCGTCGCACCTTCCTTCCCACAGTGGCCGACGATTCTGGCCTCGAGGTGATCGCGCTGGGCGGCGCTCCCGGCGTCCGGTCGAAACGCTGGGCGCTCGACGCGCTCGGCGCCGCCTCCCTCCACGGTAGCGCGCTCGACGACGCGAACAACGCGGCGTTGCTCGCCCGGCTGGCCGGCGCGCCGCCATCCCGGCGGCTCGCACGCTATCGCTGCGTACTCGCCTACCTCCCGGCGCCCACCGCGCCGGCAGAGCTGTTCGAGGGGGCCTGCGCGGGCACGCTGCTCGAGGAGCCGCGCGGCAGCCGCGGGTTCGGATACGATCCGCTTTTCTTCAGCGCGGATCTGGGGAAGACCTTTGGGGAAGCCGAGGACGCCGAGAAAGACGCGGTAAGTCACCGGGGGCGGGCATGGCGGGCGCTCGCGGCTCGCCTCCGGTAA